The bacterium genome includes a region encoding these proteins:
- the ppk2 gene encoding polyphosphate kinase 2 — MTKKARKQKNPGSNGKGAVLEKVPSEEKPKRVKKMKKKDYEKELAHLHAELVKMQYWVKDQGLRVVILFEGRDAAGKGGTIKRIVEPLNPRGARVVALSVPSDRERTQWYFQRYVQHLPAAGEIVLFDRSWYNRAGVERVMGFCTDREYREFLRSCPEFERMLVRSGIVLLKYWFSVSDEEQERRFQARARDIRKRWKLSPMDIRSRDRWEDYSRAKDEMFFYTDIREAPWYTVESDDKKRARLNCIRHILGQIEYKDIMPGPIDLPARKIDHSYVRPPREEHAIVQDWYEQKD; from the coding sequence ATGACGAAAAAGGCCAGAAAGCAGAAGAATCCCGGCTCGAACGGCAAGGGGGCGGTGTTGGAGAAGGTGCCGAGCGAAGAAAAGCCGAAGCGCGTCAAGAAGATGAAGAAGAAAGACTACGAGAAGGAACTCGCCCATCTGCACGCCGAACTGGTCAAGATGCAGTACTGGGTGAAAGACCAGGGCCTGCGCGTTGTGATCCTGTTCGAAGGACGCGATGCGGCCGGCAAGGGTGGAACGATCAAGCGCATCGTCGAGCCCCTGAATCCTCGTGGCGCGCGCGTCGTCGCCCTGAGTGTCCCGAGCGATCGCGAGCGCACGCAGTGGTATTTCCAACGCTACGTGCAACACCTGCCCGCCGCGGGCGAGATCGTCCTGTTCGATCGCAGTTGGTACAACCGCGCGGGCGTGGAACGCGTCATGGGCTTCTGCACGGATCGCGAATACCGCGAGTTCCTGCGGTCCTGTCCGGAGTTCGAACGCATGCTCGTCCGTTCCGGAATCGTGCTGCTGAAATATTGGTTCTCGGTGAGCGACGAAGAGCAGGAGCGGCGCTTCCAGGCCCGTGCACGCGACATCCGGAAACGCTGGAAATTGAGCCCAATGGATATTCGCTCGCGCGACCGTTGGGAGGATTACTCCCGCGCCAAGGACGAGATGTTCTTCTACACGGACATTCGCGAAGCGCCGTGGTACACCGTCGAGTCTGACGACAAGAAACGCGCTCGCCTGAACTGCATTCGCCACATTCTCGGCCAGATTGAATACAAGGACATCATGCCCGGTCCGATCGATCTGCCCGCGCGCAAGATCGACCACAGCTACGTCCGCCCACCACGAGAAGAACACGCAATCGTACAGGATTGGTACGAGCAGAAGGATTGA
- the uvrA gene encoding excinuclease ABC subunit UvrA, translating into MSPIDLQVFGACEHNLKNIDVRVPRNTLTVVTGLSGSGKSSLAFDTIYAEGQRRYVESLSAYARQFLDQMPKPHVEHIEGLSPAISIEQKTVSRNPRSTVGTVTEIYDYLRLLFANAGTPHCTLCGRKLQKQTVQDIVDRTMSLPEGSRLLVLAPIVRGRKGEYQALFQQALKEGFVRAKVDGETIELDPQMRLKRQFKHDISLVIDRFIVRKDQRQRLTDSVELALRKADGLVIVETVPDSGGKFPKGIEWEGERTFSEALACPEHGPQIIELAPRMFSFNSPYGACPNCNGLGTTPEIDEDAIVPDPSRSIEEGAVVPWRGYFPVRRGVVEPRTSAWGYRVLLALSKALKFKFDTPWEKLPAKVRNALLHGTGSKKYTVHMSAEDKGHVHKVDWEGLVPRIKRLMNETQSEAMRDGYIRYLRDAACPECKGARLRPESLAVTIGDRNIGEACALTIGEAHDFFANLKLDEREAMIANQPLKEIRDRLSFLLNVGLHYITLDRQAGTLSGGEAQRIRLATQIGSQLVGVLYILDEPSIGLHQRDNERLIEALCRLRDLGNTVIVVEHDEQTIRTADHVVDLGPGAGTLGGHVVASCTAKQLVKVKDSLTGDFLAGRRSIDVPGERRPIDPKNQLVLRGARHHNLKDIEFALPLGAMIGVTGVSGSGKSSLVIETLVPALMNHLHNGNHTVGPHRTIENMEALDKVINVDQSPIGRTPRSNPATYTKIFDLIRDLFAQTPEARMRGYKKGRFSFNVKGGRCEECNGDGMKRVEMHFLPDVFVECEACRGRRFNRETLEVTYRGKNIADVLEMTVAEALEFFQPVHFIASKLQTLHDVGLSYITLGQSATTFSGGEAQRIKLSRELSKRNTGRTLYVLDEPTTGLHFEDVRKLIEVLNRLVDAGSTVLIIEHNLDVIKSCDWLIDLGPEGGEAGGEIIATGTPEEIAAVKTSHTGQFLAPILTPAKPARKRATKKIAKKAAKRTTKKR; encoded by the coding sequence ATGTCTCCTATCGATCTCCAGGTCTTCGGCGCCTGCGAACACAATCTGAAGAACATCGATGTGCGCGTGCCGCGCAACACGCTGACCGTTGTGACGGGGCTGAGCGGCTCTGGCAAGTCGTCGCTGGCGTTCGACACGATCTACGCCGAGGGCCAGCGCCGCTACGTCGAGAGCCTGTCGGCCTACGCGCGCCAGTTCCTCGACCAGATGCCGAAGCCGCACGTCGAGCACATCGAGGGCCTCTCCCCCGCCATTTCGATCGAGCAGAAAACCGTCAGCCGAAACCCGCGCTCCACCGTCGGAACCGTGACGGAGATCTACGACTACCTCCGACTGTTGTTTGCGAACGCCGGTACGCCACACTGCACGCTGTGCGGGCGGAAGCTGCAGAAGCAGACCGTGCAGGACATCGTGGATCGCACAATGAGTCTGCCGGAGGGATCACGGCTGCTGGTTCTGGCGCCAATCGTGCGCGGCCGAAAAGGCGAATATCAGGCGCTGTTTCAACAGGCACTGAAGGAAGGTTTCGTCCGCGCAAAGGTCGACGGCGAGACGATCGAACTGGACCCGCAGATGCGCCTGAAGCGCCAGTTCAAGCACGACATCAGTCTCGTGATCGATCGCTTCATCGTGCGCAAGGATCAGCGCCAGCGACTGACCGATTCGGTGGAGTTGGCCCTGCGCAAAGCGGACGGCCTCGTCATCGTCGAGACGGTACCGGACAGTGGCGGCAAGTTCCCGAAGGGCATCGAGTGGGAAGGCGAACGCACCTTCTCCGAAGCCCTGGCGTGTCCCGAACACGGCCCGCAGATCATCGAGTTGGCGCCTCGCATGTTCTCGTTCAACTCGCCGTACGGCGCGTGTCCAAACTGCAACGGACTCGGCACAACGCCGGAGATTGACGAGGACGCGATCGTGCCTGATCCCTCTCGCTCGATCGAGGAAGGCGCTGTCGTGCCGTGGCGCGGGTACTTCCCCGTGCGACGCGGCGTGGTGGAGCCCAGAACGTCGGCATGGGGATATCGGGTGTTGTTGGCGCTGTCGAAAGCACTGAAGTTCAAGTTCGACACACCGTGGGAAAAGCTGCCGGCGAAAGTGCGCAACGCGCTGCTGCACGGGACGGGTTCCAAGAAGTACACCGTGCACATGAGCGCCGAGGATAAGGGCCACGTTCACAAGGTGGACTGGGAAGGCCTCGTGCCGCGCATCAAGCGACTGATGAACGAGACGCAGAGCGAAGCCATGCGCGACGGCTACATCCGCTATCTGCGCGATGCGGCCTGCCCGGAATGCAAAGGCGCGCGGCTGCGCCCTGAGAGCCTCGCGGTAACAATCGGCGACCGCAACATCGGCGAGGCCTGCGCGCTGACGATCGGCGAAGCACACGACTTCTTTGCGAACTTGAAGCTCGACGAACGCGAGGCGATGATCGCGAACCAGCCACTGAAGGAAATCCGCGATCGCCTGTCGTTCCTGCTGAACGTCGGGCTGCACTACATCACGCTCGATCGCCAGGCGGGGACGCTCTCCGGCGGCGAGGCGCAGCGCATTCGATTGGCCACGCAGATCGGATCGCAACTGGTCGGCGTGCTCTACATCCTGGACGAGCCGAGCATCGGTCTACACCAGCGCGATAACGAGCGCCTGATCGAAGCGCTCTGTCGTCTGCGCGATCTGGGCAACACCGTGATCGTCGTCGAACACGACGAGCAAACGATCCGCACGGCCGATCACGTGGTGGACCTCGGGCCGGGAGCGGGAACGCTCGGTGGCCACGTCGTCGCCAGTTGCACGGCGAAGCAACTCGTAAAGGTCAAGGACTCGCTGACCGGCGATTTCCTGGCCGGACGCCGCTCAATCGATGTCCCAGGAGAGCGCCGCCCGATCGATCCTAAGAACCAACTCGTCCTTCGGGGCGCGCGGCACCACAATCTGAAGGACATCGAGTTCGCACTGCCGCTCGGGGCGATGATCGGCGTCACGGGCGTGTCCGGTTCCGGAAAATCGAGCTTGGTCATTGAGACGCTCGTGCCCGCGCTGATGAACCACTTGCACAACGGCAACCATACCGTCGGCCCGCACCGCACGATCGAAAACATGGAAGCGCTCGACAAAGTGATCAACGTCGATCAATCGCCGATCGGCCGCACGCCGCGGTCGAATCCTGCGACGTACACGAAGATCTTCGACCTGATCCGCGATCTGTTTGCGCAAACGCCCGAGGCCCGCATGCGCGGCTACAAGAAGGGACGTTTCTCGTTCAACGTAAAGGGCGGCCGTTGCGAAGAGTGCAATGGCGACGGCATGAAGCGCGTCGAAATGCACTTTCTGCCGGACGTGTTTGTGGAGTGCGAAGCGTGCCGCGGTCGCCGGTTTAATCGCGAAACGCTCGAGGTCACTTATCGCGGAAAGAACATCGCCGACGTGTTGGAAATGACCGTCGCGGAAGCGCTCGAGTTCTTCCAGCCGGTGCACTTCATCGCGAGCAAATTGCAGACACTTCACGACGTCGGGCTATCGTACATCACGCTCGGGCAATCGGCGACCACGTTCTCCGGCGGCGAAGCGCAGCGCATCAAACTCTCGCGCGAGCTCTCCAAGCGCAACACGGGGCGGACGCTTTATGTGCTCGACGAGCCGACGACCGGCCTGCATTTCGAGGATGTACGCAAGCTGATCGAAGTGCTCAACCGGCTGGTCGACGCGGGGTCCACGGTGCTGATCATCGAGCACAACCTCGACGTCATCAAGTCCTGCGACTGGCTGATCGACCTCGGCCCCGAAGGCGGCGAAGCCGGCGGCGAAATCATCGCAACCGGCACCCCCGAGGAAATCGCCGCCGTAAAGACAAGCCACACCGGCCAGTTCCTCGCCCCCATCCTGACCCCCGCCAAGCCAGCCCGCAAACGCGCCACGAAGAAGATCGCGAAGAAGGCGGCCAAGCGCACTACGAAGAAGAGATGA
- a CDS encoding flavin reductase family protein has protein sequence MKKSLGAHTLLHPVPVYLVGTYDLEGRPNIMTVSWGGIVCSRPPCAAVSLTKRRHSFEGMEHNKEFTISVPSVDQAKAADFAGLFSGRDVDKFAKAGLTPVRSEHVNAPYVDECPLVLECRLLRTIELGLHTQFIGEILDVKADESVLAPDGMPDIEKLRPFIYAIGTKTYHAIGDPIGKAFEMGKELGE, from the coding sequence ATGAAGAAGTCCTTGGGCGCACATACACTGCTGCACCCGGTTCCGGTGTACCTGGTCGGGACCTACGATCTGGAGGGCCGTCCGAACATCATGACGGTTTCCTGGGGAGGCATTGTCTGCAGCCGTCCGCCTTGCGCGGCCGTTTCGCTCACCAAGCGGCGTCATTCCTTCGAGGGGATGGAGCATAACAAGGAATTCACCATCAGCGTTCCGTCCGTCGACCAGGCAAAAGCGGCGGATTTCGCCGGTCTCTTCAGCGGCCGTGACGTCGACAAGTTCGCCAAGGCCGGCCTGACGCCCGTGCGCAGCGAGCATGTCAACGCGCCGTATGTCGACGAGTGCCCGCTCGTTCTCGAATGCCGCCTGCTACGCACCATCGAGCTCGGCCTGCACACGCAGTTCATCGGAGAGATTCTCGACGTAAAGGCCGACGAAAGCGTTCTTGCTCCGGACGGAATGCCCGACATCGAGAAGCTGCGCCCGTTCATCTACGCGATCGGCACGAAGACCTACCACGCCATCGGCGATCCGATCGGCAAAGCCTTCGAGATGGGCAAGGAACTGGGCGAGTAG
- a CDS encoding argininosuccinate synthase, with protein sequence MKNPTQEELLPHRRGVKKVVLAYSGGLDTSVMIPWLRENYGCEVIAFAADLGQGGDWTALKKKARDTGAAKCIVRDLRDEFVNDFITPAIQANALYEGRYPMHTALGRPLIAKHMIDIALAEGADAVAHGCTGKGNDQCRFEFTVKALAPQLRVVAPLREWEMKCRDDEFAYAEARGIHLPISREKPFSIDKNLYGCAIECGELEDPWNIAPEEAFQDTTNPLTAPDKHEDVTIGYRHGVPVSLNGKKMKARAIIEKLNEIGFRHGVGRIDVIENRLVGIKSREVYEAPAAIMLIQGHREIETLALDKDSHRFKEVVDLRFIDIIYNGMWYSPLREALLAFIQKSEEVISGQVTLRLFKGSVRPIARKSPNSLYDRKLSTYEADDEYDQSKAEGFIEIYGMPLLIQARRQARGIK encoded by the coding sequence ATCAAGAACCCCACGCAGGAGGAGCTTCTCCCCCACCGTCGTGGCGTCAAGAAGGTCGTGTTGGCCTACAGCGGCGGACTCGATACGTCCGTCATGATTCCGTGGCTTCGCGAAAACTACGGCTGCGAGGTCATCGCCTTCGCTGCGGACCTGGGTCAGGGCGGCGACTGGACGGCGCTGAAGAAGAAGGCGCGCGACACAGGCGCGGCCAAGTGCATCGTCCGCGATCTGCGCGACGAGTTCGTCAACGATTTCATCACGCCGGCCATCCAGGCCAACGCGCTCTACGAAGGGCGCTACCCGATGCACACTGCCCTCGGCCGCCCGTTGATCGCAAAGCACATGATCGACATCGCGCTCGCCGAAGGCGCCGATGCGGTCGCGCACGGCTGTACCGGCAAGGGCAACGACCAATGCCGCTTCGAATTTACCGTCAAAGCCCTCGCGCCTCAGTTGCGCGTGGTTGCACCACTGCGCGAGTGGGAGATGAAGTGCCGCGACGATGAGTTTGCCTACGCCGAGGCCCGCGGCATTCACCTGCCGATCTCTCGCGAGAAGCCCTTCTCGATCGACAAGAATCTGTACGGCTGCGCGATCGAATGCGGCGAGTTGGAAGATCCCTGGAACATCGCTCCGGAAGAGGCTTTCCAGGACACGACCAATCCGCTGACGGCTCCGGACAAGCATGAGGACGTCACCATCGGCTATCGCCACGGCGTGCCCGTGTCGCTGAACGGCAAGAAGATGAAGGCGCGCGCGATCATCGAGAAACTGAACGAGATCGGCTTCCGCCACGGCGTCGGCCGTATCGACGTGATCGAGAATCGCCTGGTCGGCATCAAGAGCCGCGAAGTCTACGAGGCCCCGGCGGCGATCATGCTGATCCAGGGACACCGCGAGATCGAAACGCTGGCGCTCGACAAGGACAGCCACCGCTTCAAGGAAGTCGTGGACCTGCGCTTCATCGACATCATCTACAACGGCATGTGGTACAGCCCGCTGCGCGAGGCGCTGCTGGCGTTCATCCAGAAGTCGGAAGAGGTGATCAGTGGCCAAGTGACCCTGCGCCTGTTCAAGGGCAGCGTTCGTCCGATCGCGCGCAAGTCGCCGAACTCGCTCTACGACCGCAAGCTGTCGACCTACGAAGCGGACGACGAGTACGATCAGTCGAAGGCCGAAGGTTTCATCGAAATCTACGGCATGCCTCTGTTGATCCAGGCACGTCGCCAGGCCCGCGGAATCAAGTAA
- a CDS encoding FkbM family methyltransferase: MFEARARVRGFLHDRLPGLYKRRIRAAALSGNDPRFEPEIRIVRRLVQRGSSFLDVGANTGIYSIVVEDLLGARNVYSIEPGESAFKELARLRTPARAYQLAISDKEGTARLHIPRINGELVGTRASLSADSGETQIVQLMTIDRFVEREVKAAVGFIKIDVEGHEDQVLAGAAETLARCRPALLVEIEQRHHEEPLADCFARLAEDGYRAHYFEPDDRRIHPVSEFDLERDQASEDGGRWINDFFLLPEEREEEFLRRAQS, translated from the coding sequence ATGTTCGAAGCGCGTGCCCGCGTCCGCGGGTTCCTTCATGATCGCCTGCCCGGCCTCTACAAGCGGCGCATTCGCGCGGCCGCGCTCTCCGGCAATGATCCTCGGTTCGAACCGGAGATCCGAATCGTTCGGCGACTCGTCCAGCGGGGAAGCTCCTTCCTGGACGTCGGCGCCAATACCGGGATTTACAGCATCGTCGTGGAGGATTTGCTCGGGGCGCGAAACGTCTACAGTATCGAACCGGGCGAATCGGCGTTCAAGGAACTGGCTCGGTTGCGAACGCCCGCCCGAGCTTACCAACTAGCGATCTCGGACAAGGAAGGGACGGCCCGATTGCACATCCCGCGAATCAACGGGGAGTTGGTTGGCACACGTGCGTCGCTATCTGCCGATTCTGGCGAGACTCAGATCGTGCAACTGATGACGATCGATCGATTCGTCGAGCGCGAAGTGAAAGCCGCCGTCGGCTTCATCAAGATCGACGTCGAGGGGCACGAGGACCAGGTCCTCGCGGGCGCCGCGGAGACGCTTGCCCGATGTCGCCCCGCTCTCCTCGTCGAAATCGAGCAACGGCATCACGAGGAGCCGCTGGCCGATTGTTTCGCCCGCCTCGCGGAGGATGGCTACCGGGCGCACTACTTCGAACCTGACGATCGGCGTATTCATCCCGTCTCGGAATTCGATCTGGAACGCGACCAGGCGTCCGAAGATGGGGGACGTTGGATCAATGATTTCTTCCTTCTCCCGGAAGAGCGGGAAGAAGAATTCCTACGCCGCGCGCAGTCCTGA
- a CDS encoding DinB family protein, whose amino-acid sequence MFKLFEYNWQVRREWFEWCRAVSESELLAPRTGGRGGILATLFHVVDVEYSWIRILQQEPDFSEPFEDFASLEKVEALSERLHAEVLAFFDDWQSEQENCTLELPDDDGTMVTFTHGEILRHAAAHEIHHMGQLSVWAREMGIKPVNANLIGRGIQ is encoded by the coding sequence ATCTTCAAACTTTTCGAATACAATTGGCAGGTCCGGCGCGAGTGGTTCGAGTGGTGCCGGGCGGTTTCGGAATCCGAGTTGCTGGCGCCTCGGACCGGGGGGCGCGGTGGGATTCTGGCGACGCTGTTCCATGTGGTGGATGTGGAATACAGTTGGATCCGTATCCTGCAGCAAGAGCCGGATTTCTCTGAGCCGTTCGAGGACTTCGCGTCGTTAGAAAAGGTCGAGGCGCTGTCGGAACGATTGCACGCGGAGGTCCTCGCGTTCTTCGACGACTGGCAGTCGGAGCAGGAGAACTGCACGCTGGAGCTTCCGGATGACGATGGCACAATGGTGACATTCACGCACGGTGAGATCCTGCGCCACGCGGCGGCCCACGAAATCCACCACATGGGGCAACTCTCCGTATGGGCGCGCGAAATGGGCATCAAGCCGGTGAATGCGAACCTGATCGGACGGGGCATTCAGTAA
- a CDS encoding tetratricopeptide repeat protein, with the protein MDNNEDRPGGPPNQQPEESKTPEPSSGFVVSGDLSDAFVPQYLPADATSSYIPPSIPETIVRPGEGKPGGELTVSRWAIRAEGTKTEDEIAGENLSIVGPRFELDRLIGRGGMGEVWEARQLSLGRIVAVKRVRPDKSEGPDDERMRVMSFQQEAVVTAALEHPNIIPVHDLGIDDAGKPLLAMKLVRGRPWSEILKADRESLDLPDFLGKHIPILIDVAEAVAFAHSQGIVHRDLKPSQVMVGDFGEVLLVDWGLALDYRRDDQDEQQEEPILDEFRQLIPSRSSASSPSGTPAYMAPEQTRPRADGIGPWTDVYLLGGTLYYLLAGSPPHRAQTSEVAFLRASIGQIEPPAQRAGTNNLPEELVALAMRALSPRPEHRTPNALAFVEGLKDYLTGAGKRRESQTLVQHVRAALRTGLRDYSSFNEALVDLDRAGTLWPTNPAIAPLRNEGLAAYARAALTMGDLVLAEVQTRRLPDGEDRKRLLQEIAAAQTRAHRRERQRRYALAAIALLMIVVLAAMIMVQRSQADKQLAVERALLAQEKESQANRTAELLERINTLRRDEEELASEIAAVLSVPTEIDPEGNIEADALDEAAIERLLSRRDALRKTRAQLEASPAIGDRLDPEPFPLVLAEANLALERAQTTDEYNAAFDLYEQAHNARSDAPEPLSGMGVAAARAGNLTQATKLLAQATAATSLTKGERHKEYADALAREGEANRMLDETSQEYLDYYRQSLEVLEPQLYEMTQALSDRYHSLGELEKALAVTSQSLELANDLGFSDDIQGAAIMERLGSIYIARGEFARGVESARKALQIMDDAGLQSHKNYGYTELDLASGLMLVGELDEGSDVLDKALADIEANPDVTELEKAMGYFSAANTLLNEGSFDHERPERYIRRSIEGYQKTVGDRHPKTGKAYSLLGSSLSYQGNYEDAEEAFLKALDILEHSYGPDHMFTGIMHNNLSSNYMGREMYREALYHQAQSLRILKLWWKKDNPAIGILYNNIAYVLFHNGQIDDCRLMFVAAIQHICRVLGADHPNVRRMMANYYDDILPQSLNERRTGAAEEALHFGSWILDFDNNRHGFPPDYVESRLLKRYVQMTSATLQLDPPQPDWAKNLVREAIVIATIAEVDPDDHDYRDLMNRVAEFDLSEDAADLIQRTNDLRGVTYPPTRDDLSAEDYPRTLDRLGVAFDLREAAGLDEWEPQDLEPKGEELDQAVQDILDSLIATEPSRDE; encoded by the coding sequence ATGGACAACAACGAGGACCGGCCGGGCGGCCCTCCCAACCAGCAGCCCGAGGAATCGAAGACCCCCGAGCCGTCGAGCGGCTTCGTCGTGAGTGGCGATCTGTCCGATGCTTTTGTCCCTCAATATCTGCCGGCGGACGCGACCTCGTCGTACATCCCGCCGTCTATCCCCGAGACAATCGTGCGGCCGGGGGAGGGCAAGCCCGGCGGCGAACTCACGGTTTCGCGCTGGGCGATTAGAGCGGAAGGCACCAAGACCGAAGACGAAATCGCGGGTGAGAATCTTTCGATCGTCGGACCGCGTTTCGAGTTGGATCGATTGATCGGTCGCGGCGGCATGGGCGAAGTCTGGGAAGCCCGTCAATTATCCCTTGGCCGAATCGTTGCCGTGAAGCGCGTTCGTCCGGACAAGTCCGAGGGCCCCGACGACGAGCGCATGCGCGTGATGAGCTTCCAGCAGGAAGCCGTCGTGACCGCCGCGCTCGAGCATCCCAACATCATCCCGGTGCATGACCTCGGGATAGATGATGCCGGCAAACCGCTGCTGGCGATGAAGCTGGTTCGCGGTCGGCCCTGGAGCGAGATCCTCAAGGCTGATCGAGAGAGCCTCGACCTGCCCGATTTCCTTGGAAAGCACATTCCCATCCTGATCGACGTTGCGGAGGCCGTGGCTTTCGCGCACTCGCAGGGCATCGTCCATCGCGACCTGAAGCCGAGTCAGGTGATGGTCGGCGACTTTGGCGAAGTGTTGCTCGTCGATTGGGGGCTGGCGCTGGATTACCGGCGCGACGATCAGGACGAGCAGCAGGAGGAGCCGATCCTCGACGAATTCCGTCAGTTGATTCCCTCGCGCAGTTCTGCATCGAGCCCATCCGGGACACCGGCCTACATGGCGCCGGAACAAACCCGGCCGCGGGCCGACGGCATCGGTCCCTGGACCGACGTATACCTGCTGGGCGGGACGTTGTACTATCTGCTGGCCGGTTCGCCGCCGCATCGGGCGCAGACTTCGGAGGTGGCTTTCCTGCGCGCTTCGATCGGGCAGATCGAACCGCCGGCGCAACGTGCGGGGACAAACAATCTGCCGGAAGAACTCGTTGCCCTTGCGATGCGAGCGCTTTCTCCACGCCCGGAACATCGCACGCCGAACGCCCTGGCATTTGTGGAAGGCCTGAAAGATTACCTGACTGGCGCGGGCAAGCGTCGCGAATCGCAGACGCTCGTGCAGCACGTGCGCGCCGCGTTGCGCACTGGTCTGCGCGACTACTCTTCGTTCAACGAGGCGCTGGTCGACCTGGATCGCGCCGGTACGTTGTGGCCGACGAATCCAGCGATCGCACCTCTGCGCAACGAGGGATTGGCCGCGTACGCGCGTGCGGCGCTCACGATGGGCGATCTCGTTCTGGCAGAAGTGCAGACCCGTCGATTGCCCGACGGTGAAGATCGTAAGCGCTTGTTGCAGGAAATTGCCGCGGCGCAGACGCGCGCTCATCGGCGCGAACGCCAGCGTCGCTATGCGCTGGCCGCAATCGCATTGCTGATGATTGTGGTGCTGGCCGCGATGATTATGGTGCAGCGCTCGCAAGCCGACAAACAACTGGCCGTCGAACGCGCCCTGCTGGCCCAGGAAAAGGAAAGCCAGGCAAACCGCACGGCTGAATTGCTCGAGCGCATCAACACGCTGCGGCGCGACGAGGAGGAACTGGCCTCCGAGATCGCTGCGGTGCTATCCGTCCCGACAGAAATTGATCCCGAGGGCAATATCGAAGCCGATGCACTCGACGAAGCAGCGATCGAACGGTTGCTCTCAAGGCGCGATGCGTTGCGAAAGACACGTGCCCAGTTGGAAGCATCTCCTGCGATCGGCGATCGCCTTGACCCGGAACCCTTCCCGCTCGTTCTGGCGGAAGCGAATCTCGCATTGGAGCGAGCGCAAACCACCGACGAATACAACGCCGCATTCGACCTTTACGAGCAGGCCCACAACGCTCGTTCGGATGCACCGGAGCCGCTCTCGGGAATGGGTGTTGCCGCCGCGCGCGCAGGCAATCTGACGCAGGCGACGAAGCTGCTGGCACAAGCGACTGCCGCGACGTCGTTGACGAAGGGCGAACGGCACAAGGAATACGCCGATGCGCTCGCCCGTGAAGGCGAAGCAAACCGGATGCTCGACGAGACGAGCCAGGAGTACTTGGACTACTATCGTCAGTCGTTGGAAGTGCTCGAACCGCAACTCTATGAAATGACGCAGGCGCTCTCCGATCGATACCATTCGCTGGGTGAACTGGAGAAGGCGCTGGCCGTCACGTCGCAATCTCTTGAACTGGCAAATGACTTGGGATTCTCCGACGACATCCAGGGCGCGGCGATCATGGAACGCCTCGGTTCCATTTACATCGCCAGGGGAGAGTTTGCCCGCGGTGTCGAATCCGCGCGCAAAGCCCTCCAGATTATGGACGACGCCGGGCTTCAGTCTCACAAAAACTACGGTTACACTGAACTGGATCTCGCGAGTGGCTTGATGTTGGTGGGGGAGTTGGATGAAGGCAGCGATGTTCTCGACAAAGCGCTGGCCGACATCGAAGCGAACCCGGACGTCACAGAACTGGAAAAGGCGATGGGCTACTTCAGCGCGGCCAATACACTGCTGAACGAAGGCTCGTTCGATCATGAACGGCCGGAACGATACATCCGCCGTTCGATCGAGGGGTACCAGAAGACGGTGGGAGATCGGCACCCGAAGACGGGCAAGGCGTATTCGCTGTTGGGCAGCAGCTTGTCCTACCAAGGAAACTACGAGGACGCCGAAGAGGCCTTCCTGAAGGCGCTCGATATTCTGGAACACAGCTATGGCCCGGATCACATGTTTACGGGAATCATGCACAACAATCTCTCGTCCAACTACATGGGACGAGAGATGTACCGCGAGGCGCTCTATCATCAGGCGCAATCACTGCGGATTCTGAAGCTTTGGTGGAAGAAGGATAATCCCGCCATCGGGATTCTTTACAACAACATCGCGTATGTGCTGTTCCACAATGGACAGATCGATGATTGCCGACTGATGTTCGTGGCCGCGATTCAGCACATCTGTCGCGTTCTCGGTGCCGACCATCCCAACGTGCGCCGTATGATGGCGAACTACTATGATGACATTCTGCCTCAATCACTGAACGAAAGAAGAACGGGTGCGGCCGAAGAGGCCCTGCACTTCGGCAGTTGGATTCTGGACTTTGACAACAACCGACATGGCTTTCCGCCGGACTACGTCGAGAGTCGACTCCTGAAGCGCTACGTCCAGATGACCTCCGCCACGCTTCAACTCGATCCACCGCAGCCCGACTGGGCGAAGAACCTTGTTCGCGAAGCCATTGTGATCGCAACGATCGCCGAGGTGGATCCCGACGATCACGACTATCGGGATCTGATGAATCGTGTTGCGGAGTTTGACCTCTCAGAAGACGCCGCGGACTTGATTCAACGCACGAACGACCTGCGTGGGGTCACCTATCCACCAACGCGGGACGACTTATCCGCCGAGGACTATCCGCGCACGCTCGATCGATTGGGTGTGGCGTTTGATTTACGAGAAGCCGCGGGACTCGATGAGTGGGAACCACAGGATCTGGAACCGAAAGGCGAAGAACTCGACCAGGCCGTCCAGGACATTCTGGACAGCCTGATCGCGACGGAACCGTCGAGGGATGAATAG